The Duganella sp. BuS-21 sequence TCATGGCCATCACAATTGATACCCGTAGTTCCCGTAATATTTGTTATGAAGAATTTGCTGACTTCCTTACGGAAAATATCGACATGACTGATGACGATGCGGTTCTTGAAGCATCTGAGAGCCTCAGTGCGTTCGGAAACAACAAGAAATTTGCGTTGGAAGTATTGAATAGAGAAGTTGTGCGTACCTCGCAATCAGCACAGAGCTCATTTATCTCTCATCATTCAATTGTCCTTGGGCGAGGGAAGCCAAAACGAGGCGGAATCGGCTTCGCGATTCGCATGAATTTTTGGCCGACGTTGGCTGAAACTTCGCTCTTACAGCACCATCGTACCAGTGTGGAGCATACGTACTCCTACGGTTACCCTCACGACCATAATTTCACGTTGTTAACGGTGGGTTTTTTAGGTCCAGGTTACGAAACCGAGATTTATCAGCGAGACCTCAGTCG is a genomic window containing:
- a CDS encoding HEAT repeat domain-containing protein, which translates into the protein MAITIDTRSSRNICYEEFADFLTENIDMTDDDAVLEASESLSAFGNNKKFALEVLNREVVRTSQSAQSSFISHHSIVLGRGKPKRGGIGFAIRMNFWPTLAETSLLQHHRTSVEHTYSYGYPHDHNFTLLTVGFLGPGYETEIYQRDLSRNLEIGRPAGLKFLERTKLKEGRIIFFRKSEDIHIQIPPESISMSLNLLPEQRADANTEQYVFDVKNDITQDYILGSGITGRVTLIETVAAMGMHEAVPMLADILCGNEVPRVRLAALQALVCLEPKEAEYFYGVASRDSDPVVRQALF